The DNA segment CCAGCTCAATGAACTTTGCACCGAATTCTGAACCATGGTTTTACAGAAATATGCggtttattacatttttaaaaataataatatttataaaatgcagTTCTTACGACAATTGTAAATCATCGTTTCAATTAAGAATGTATAATaaagtacaaatatatataaaaaagtgttttttgtcCCGCTCAATTCAAAGGGAACTTGTCGATAACACATAAACCAAGCAAATTATCGAGACGACGCGATAACAGGCTACTTCGTCGATAGCTATTGGAGCGATTGCAGTTGTTTACTAATTGGCGCCAATTCGACTTCGAATGTCCTACATTCGAATTAGTTATTGATTTTTAACCTGCTGACATAATTGCAGTGAGAGAGTTGAGTTTATTTATCGTGACTAAAGTGTCTATCTTAACCCCGGAGTGACTTGAAAAACGTACAAAATTGCACACTTACTGGAAAATCCGTTGCACCACCAACCACCGTTATCGGGTGGCACAGCGGATCGACTTGGCGTAGAATTCGATTTCTACAACGTGGCCTCCAGCAAAGTACACCCGAGTCCGGGGGCAGCGCGCAGTGTCTGGGCGCTGCCCCTGACGGCCTCCTCATCATGTAACATGGAGGAAGATGGACACGCGCATGGCGACATCGATATCGACATTGATCATCATCGACCCCATTCACCAACTGGCGCCAATGGTGGCGCCTCCAATGGTGATGGCAGCGAGCACGACAGCAATATGCTTCTGTTCGAGGGCTTAGATGGGGCCACCGTTAACCTCGACGACATCTTCGATATCATCAAGAGCGGCGAGGTGAGCGAAGTGGAGAATCTGGTGGAGAAGTTTGGCATGGAATGTTTGTCGGCTCGGGATAGACACGGCTATACGCCTGCCCATTGGATTGCGCTCAATGGCAACGTGCAACTGATGCGTTATCTCATTGAACGCTCCGCTCCCATTGATCTCCCCTGCCTGGGCACCCAGGGACCGCGGCCCATTCACTGGGCGTGCCGCAAGGGACACGCTTCCGTTGTGCAGGTGCTGCTGCAGGCGGGAGTCGCCGTCAACGCAGCGGACTTTAAGGGACTGACGCCGCTGCACTTGGCCTGCATGTATGGACGCACTGCAACGGCCGCCTATCTGCTGGGCATGGGTGCCTTGAACAATCTGACGGACATCAATGGTGACACGGCGCTGCACTGGGCTGCGTACAAGGGACATGGCGATCTGATGCGTCTGCTCATGTACTCGGGCGTGGAGCTGCAGAAGACGGATAACTTTGGCTCGACGCCGCTCCATCTCGCTTGTCTCTCCGGGAATATAAATTGTGTGCGGCTGCTGTGCGAGAAATCGCAACTTGATCTGGAGCCGCGTGATAAGAATGGCAAGACACCCATTATGTTGGCTCAGGCACATCAGCATCAGGATGTGGTACGTCTGCTGTACGGcgaagtaaaaaaaaagtcgcGCTGGATGCCCTCCGTCTCGGAGAGTTGGGGCTGGCTCTTTGGTGGCGCAGGCGACTCGAAGGGACCActctttctgtttctcttttcGGTTCTGCTCTGGGGTTATCCAATGTACATGATACGCGCTATTCCCATTACCTGGAACATATTGCGGCGTTCGCACTATTGCTTCATCTACTGGAACGTGGTCATGTGGGTCAGCTGGGCCATTGCAAATCGTCG comes from the Drosophila sulfurigaster albostrigata strain 15112-1811.04 chromosome 2L, ASM2355843v2, whole genome shotgun sequence genome and includes:
- the LOC133847904 gene encoding uncharacterized protein LOC133847904 → KTYKIAHLLENPLHHQPPLSGGTADRLGVEFDFYNVASSKVHPSPGAARSVWALPLTASSSCNMEEDGHAHGDIDIDIDHHRPHSPTGANGGASNGDGSEHDSNMLLFEGLDGATVNLDDIFDIIKSGEVSEVENLVEKFGMECLSARDRHGYTPAHWIALNGNVQLMRYLIERSAPIDLPCLGTQGPRPIHWACRKGHASVVQVLLQAGVAVNAADFKGLTPLHLACMYGRTATAAYLLGMGALNNLTDINGDTALHWAAYKGHGDLMRLLMYSGVELQKTDNFGSTPLHLACLSGNINCVRLLCEKSQLDLEPRDKNGKTPIMLAQAHQHQDVVRLLYGEVKKKSRWMPSVSESWGWLFGGAGDSKGPLFLFLFSVLLWGYPMYMIRAIPITWNILRRSHYCFIYWNVVMWVSWAIANRRDPGYIPLSSDAYYRAIKQIPYFDKLKKRNVMLTRLCHSCRCLRPLRAKHCRVCNRCVSYFDHHCPFIYNCVGLRNRMWFFLFVLSVAVNCSFTIYFACYCVMIEGFTLLYVLGLIEAVVFCGLGWILTCTSILHACMNLTTNEMFNYKRYPYLRDKRGRYQNPFSRGPILNLLEFFVCLPDRGDDTDLLLEDNI